CCCTATCTCTTGTGGCTTCTACTATTGCGTCTAAAGGTCTTCTTCTTAGTGTATAGTCACCATCTATATAGACTCTCCCTCCAATCACGGTTATTATTGGTATTAGGATCCTAAGAGTGGTTGCGGAGCCCCCTACATAGATCCTCTCATTAACGATCCTCGGCATATCTTTAGTCTCAAACCTAGCTCCACTAATTCTAACCCCTAGCGCCTCTACAGCCCTTATAGCTGCTCTCACATCATCCGAAAGTGGAAGATCCTCTATTTCCACAGGGGATAACAATGATGAGAAAATAAGCCTTATAGCATGGCTCTTAGATCTTGGTGCTTTAAGCCTCCCACTTATCTTGGATCTTTCTAAATACACCTTCATAGCTATAACCTCGTAATACTGACAGGCTCTACCACTATAGTTCTACCCTCTCTTAGAAATAGATCTACAAGTGGGCCTTCATCACCTTTTCTAGCTAAAGCAAAGATCGACGGGCCATTACCAGAAACACCCGAAGCTAGGGCTCCAAGCTCTAAGGCCTTCTTTATAAGTTTTGTATCATATCCAAGGATCTCTGCCACAGCTATTCCGTTAAGCCTCATCGCGGTTATTATATCTCCCTTCAAAGCTATTTTAAAGATCTCTGTGAAGAGTGTTTCAAACCTCTTGAGAGACCCTAGATCTACTTTTGGCCTACCACCTCTAACAAGGATAACAGCTACAACGTCGTCAGGGGGGTTTCTAAGATCTATGATCCTCATCTCCCTATTATTTGTTAATGATATACCACCGTGATATGCTGCTGTTGCATCATCATAAGCCCCGGTTACTGAGACACCAGCTTTTATTGAGAGCTCAGCTGCTAGCTTTGGCGTATCTATATCTTTCAAGCTATATTTAGCTTTTATAGCCTCTATAAGCGCTACAGCTACAGCACTACTTGTTTTTAACCCGCTTTCAGGAGGTAGCGGGGATCTCACTATAATCCTCAGCTCTGGCAAACCGATCTTCTCTTTAAAATAGTTTACAATGGTTCTCGTTAAGTTAGTATGTGCTCCACTACCTTCTTCAACATCAACCTCAATTTTAATGTTGATAGCCATCGTAGATCCCAGCCAGCTGGGGATTGCATTAACTATCGAGATCCCTGCGAAGGCCCACATGCCTCTCTATACCTCCTCCAACCTTCCTCGATCTTATCTGCATCGCCTGGGGATATTCTAACGGGATTTATAACCCCAGATCTTATCGCATGATCCGCGATCACCAGGGCCACCATCGATTCTACCACCGAGACCCCTCTAATAGCTACAGCAGGGTCGTGTCTACCTGTTACCGATATAAATGTTTCTTGCATTGTTCTAAGATCTATTGTTTTCTGGGGCTTCCTAATAGAGCTTGTTGGTTTGAAGGCACATCTAATCACTATATCCTCGCCCGTGGTTATGCCTCCCAGAATGCCACCACTATAGTTATACCTCCATCTAGGTCTACCATCCCTTAGCACGATCTCATCGCTAGCCTCACTCCCCCTCATCTTAGAGGCTTTAAAACCAAGTCCATATTCGAACCCAACAACAGCTGGTATTGACA
This genomic interval from Sulfolobales archaeon contains the following:
- a CDS encoding shikimate kinase, translated to MWAFAGISIVNAIPSWLGSTMAINIKIEVDVEEGSGAHTNLTRTIVNYFKEKIGLPELRIIVRSPLPPESGLKTSSAVAVALIEAIKAKYSLKDIDTPKLAAELSIKAGVSVTGAYDDATAAYHGGISLTNNREMRIIDLRNPPDDVVAVILVRGGRPKVDLGSLKRFETLFTEIFKIALKGDIITAMRLNGIAVAEILGYDTKLIKKALELGALASGVSGNGPSIFALARKGDEGPLVDLFLREGRTIVVEPVSITRL